The sequence ATCAAGTAATCAACTGAGCTTGAAAATTTCCCACGAAAGATATCTTTAATAGTATAGATCATTGACAGTATTAGATCTTTTTATACCATCAGATTCTCTTAGAtcacttttttctatttcttttatcAATCAAATTCACTATGAACAAACCTATTACCGTATAAGTGATTTAGCTTGATGGTGTGAAAATGTTTACACACTatcaatacataaataacttaaaaGACTTAATAAGTTGATTTAGCTTGATGATGTGAAAATATATATGCACTATCAGTACACCAAAtaatttaaatacttttttttttaaacaaggAAAGTgtttatcttggagaattaaaagttttcttttgaaaaaaaaaaatagaagtaagTAGTTTTAAGGAATATCAAAATTTGTATTTACAATGCTGGGAACATTATTGAACCAAATGAAAAAGCAAAAGTAGTGATTCCATGAAGTGGCTGGCAAGTACATCACATCTGATTCGAGCACAAAAATTGGTGGAGGGGGATAAAAGGTAGAGCAAATTGGTAGACAGTACGTTTTGTTCTGAGCTTTAGTTGGTCACTTCATGAGAATAAAAGAGGCACTTAGGTACGTACCATCATGTCCTTCAATTTGATGGTGCTTGCTAGCTCCCCCAACTTTACCAAATTCACCTCTTTCCAAATTAGTCAAAAAATACATCTAAACTTTCCTTATTGGTTTTGCTGGCCTTCCTGACATTTCAGTTTAAcaaaattgaatattttaattagAATATTAAAGCGATGTCTCACTAATTTCCAACCACTATCACAAATAAGCAAGTATTCAAAAGcaacttttctttcttgttttgttTGCCATCACGCTTGAGAAAAGGATGGATTGATGACGTGATAATAAATGAAGAGAAAGAACCAGGTTCAATGTTCAACTCAAGATCGTGACCTTAGTGTTTAATGACATGATAAAAATTACGTACAAGAATAATTAGATTTCAAATTCCAACACGGATAAAGAAAAAACTATTACGTAATTTTAGATTAATGTAAATACTTGTGCTCAAAATGATCATGACAGCACTGTTTCAAGTAATTTTCCattcgtttcaatttgtttgatttcctttttaattggtttcatttattttcaagtaattttttttaatcttaactTTCCACTTAACATGTTTaaaatgatcataaaatcaaaacCTATTTGGCACAttcaacatattattaatttaagatcataaaattcaaaaatattttttattttttaaactccgtGCAAGAAAAAacaagacaaataaattaaaagataGGGAGTGATATAACttcacaaaacaaacaaaaaaagaactAGAATTCCACACCCTATTGGATATATTTCCTTTAAAAGGGGGTATCAAACACAACTAAATTCAAAGCCAACAAAATACTAGCACCACCATGGATGTTGAGAAAGTCTTCCACATGACTGGGGGAGTTGGAGAAACTAGCTATTCAAAAAATTCTTCACTTCAGGTCTCTCTTAACATACTAAAAAGTTCATTAGTAGCAATACTTCAATTATTTCAACTTTTTTGTTTTTGGGGTTATATTTGCAGAAGAAGGCATCTGATATGGTGAAGCATGTAATTCTAGAGACCGTAGAAGAAGTTTGTCTCACAACAAATCCTAAAAGCATAGGCATAGCTGACTTAGGTTGCTCCTCAGGACCAAACACCTTGTCTAACATTAAAGAAATCATTGAAACTGTCCAAAGGACAAGCCGCAATAACAGCAAGATCTCCCCACAGGCACCACCCGAATTTCGAGTTTTCCTTAATGATCTTCCCACCAATGACTTCAATGCCATTTTCCAGGCCTTACCTGAACTTCGCCACCAATTAAACTCTGCTGAACCTTCAAATATATACATAGCTGCTTATCCTGGCTCATTTTATGGAAGACTTTTTCCGGATCATTGCTTGCACTTTATCTATTCGTCCTATAGCTTGCACTGGCTTTCAAGGGTAATGACTTTCTTTAAATGGTCATTCTTGTATCCATTAATTACTTCCTCCATCCTGTTTTACTTGTTCACCTCCTAAGTTACTTGTCAATTTACAAAATCAGAAtagaattgattatttttttttaattttccatcaagataaattctttttgaaagtataaatgttGTAAAGTTTCTCCCGACTTAGTCTTGGTAATGATGTATAAGAAACATAATAGAGGGTATAAAAAAGAGTTGAAGGGTAAATTCCTAAAAGTAcctttcatatttatgatttcataaaGGACATGTAACGAAGAAAGGGATAAGCAATATGGACGGAGTGAGTGTGATTTTCCTTATATTTAACGATTGTTGTGCAATTTTAATATACACTATATCAACACAGAGAAGTTAAACTTGTGaaaatcttcttcttcctcttttttttttttttttctctgttttaGATTCCTCCAGGAATTTTTGATGAACAAGGAATGTCCATGAACAAggacaacatatacatatccgagAGAAGCCCTCCTCTGGTTTCAGAAGCTTATTTTGAACAATTCCAG comes from Capsicum annuum cultivar UCD-10X-F1 chromosome 2, UCD10Xv1.1, whole genome shotgun sequence and encodes:
- the LOC107858543 gene encoding probable methyltransferase TCM_000336 isoform X1 — translated: MDVEKVFHMTGGVGETSYSKNSSLQKKASDMVKHVILETVEEVCLTTNPKSIGIADLGCSSGPNTLSNIKEIIETVQRTSRNNSKISPQAPPEFRVFLNDLPTNDFNAIFQALPELRHQLNSAEPSNIYIAAYPGSFYGRLFPDHCLHFIYSSYSLHWLSRIPPGIFDEQGMSMNKDNIYISERSPPLVSEAYFEQFQEDYSLFLRSRSEELVSGGKMVLILLGREGRHHADRGNSFFWKILSKSLSNLVSKGEVEKEKQESYDVHFYAPCKEEIEDMVNREGSFEVDRLEMFEVEKNIVGSGMSYGTIVAMTVRAIQESMIAHHFGEAIIESLFEEYGRLVDEEMAKEEIRPITFLLVLTKL
- the LOC107858543 gene encoding probable methyltransferase TCM_000336 isoform X2, which codes for MDVEKVFHMTGGVGETSYSKNSSLQKKASDMVKHVILETVEEVCLTTNPKSIGIADLGCSSGPNTLSNIKEIIETVQRTSRNNSKISPQAPPEFRVFLNDLPTNDFNAIFQALPELRHQLNSAEPSNIYIAAYPGSFYGRLFPDHCLHFIYSSYSLHWLSRIPPGIFDEQGMSMNKDNIYISERSPPLVSEAYFEQFQEDYSLFLRSRSEELVSGGKMVLILLGREGRHHADRGNSFFWKILSKSLSNLGEVEKEKQESYDVHFYAPCKEEIEDMVNREGSFEVDRLEMFEVEKNIVGSGMSYGTIVAMTVRAIQESMIAHHFGEAIIESLFEEYGRLVDEEMAKEEIRPITFLLVLTKL